In bacterium, a single genomic region encodes these proteins:
- a CDS encoding YdeI/OmpD-associated family protein, translating to AGDGVEVEIEPAKEWPEPEVPADLKTALAASPEAQAAWEDVTTAARWDWIRWINSTGNPETRRKRIGVACSKLETGKRRPCCFNRNMCTEPEVSKGGVLAGAGKS from the coding sequence GCTGGGGACGGCGTCGAGGTTGAAATCGAGCCGGCGAAAGAATGGCCGGAGCCGGAGGTTCCCGCGGATCTGAAAACCGCGCTCGCGGCCTCCCCGGAGGCGCAGGCCGCGTGGGAGGACGTCACGACCGCCGCGCGCTGGGACTGGATCCGCTGGATAAACTCGACCGGGAATCCCGAAACGCGCCGCAAGCGGATCGGGGTTGCCTGCTCGAAACTCGAAACCGGCAAGCGCAGGCCGTGCTGCTTCAACCGCAATATGTGCACGGAGCCGGAAGTATCGAAAGGCGGGGTGCTGGCGGGAGCGGGGAAATCGTAG